From one Stigmatopora nigra isolate UIUO_SnigA chromosome 8, RoL_Snig_1.1, whole genome shotgun sequence genomic stretch:
- the LOC144200094 gene encoding extracellular calcium-sensing receptor-like: MRLCKNFNFREFKFAQTMIFAINQINKSPDMLPGMKLGYKIYDACGTMDILRAALSLVSGIEKESNIENCTKIETVQAILGHSGSRPTVAFAPVVGRFRVPVVSHFATCACLSNRKEYPTFFRTIPSDYYQSRALAKLVKHLGWTWIGAIAVENEYGLNGLAAFTQAAQEYGVCFEYSDVFSSSGPPEDLQRIISKIQSASSKVILAFMSHREIKLLAHELYKLNITGLQWIGSDAWITDHSLTDSDGHSILLGSLGFTVSRGQIPGLEDHLRGLHPSLFPDSQFTRDFWENVFDCSLKPVTGSQKLCGGHESLQDVESQFTDVSELRFTNNVYKSVYSVAHALDALLKCEEGRGPFPNGSCADMTHIEPWQVLQYLSSVNFTTPEGDRVYFDNNGDSPARYELVNLQMTNKGTMEGVTVGVYDASQPDGNQFIMNNILMVWGNGQSEMPVSVCSESCLTGSRKVLQKGRPVCCYDCIPCPAGEISNSTDSINCMKCPPEFWSNERRDTCIPKEIEFLTYKEILGSLLALFSLLGVFLTTMTTIVFYCHKETPLVRANNSELSFLLLFSLTFCFLCSLTFIGRPTEWSCVLRHSAFGITFVLCISCILGKTILVLMAFKASLPGSTLMKWFGPMQLRMCVLVFTLIQVVICILWLSISPPFPFKNMILYQDRIILECQLGSGIGFWAVLGYIGILAILCFVIAFLARKLPDNFNEAKFITFSMVIFCAVWAAFIPAYISSPGKFTVAVEIFAILASSYGLLFCIFMPKCFIILFRPEKNTRKHIMGKSNN, from the exons ATGAGACTGTGCAAAAA CTTCAACTTTAGGGAATTTAAATTTGCACAGACGATGATATTTGCCATCAATCAGATTAACAAAAGCCCTGATATGCTCCCTGGCATGAAGTTGGGCTACAAGATTTATGATGCCTGTGGAACCATGGACATTCTGAGAGCTGCGCTATCATTGGTGAGTGGCATCGAAAAAGAATCCAACATTGAAAACTGCACAAAAATTGAGACAGTGCAAGCCATCCTTGGGCATTCCGGATCCAGACCGACCGTCGCATTTGCACCGGTCGTGGGACGCTTCCGCGTTCCAGTG GTCAGTCATTTTGCCACTTGTGCCTGTCTCAGCAACAGAAAAGAGTATCCGACATTTTTCAGAACAATTCCCAGTGACTACTACCAGAGCCGAGCACTGGCAAAGCTGGTCAAACACCTCGGCTGGACTTGGATCGGAGCTATTGCTGTGGAGAATGAATACGGCCTCAATGGCCTGGCTGCGTTCACCCAGGCTGCACAAGAATACGGAGTGTGCTTTGAATATTCTGATGTTTTCTCATCCTCTGGTCCACCCGAGGATCTGCAGAGGATAATATCAAAAATCCAAAGTGCTTCTTCTAAGGTCATTTTAGCCTTTATGTCTCACAGAGAAATTAAATTGTTGGCCCACGAGCTGTACAAACTAAACATAACGGGACTGCAGTGGATTGGCAGTGATGCCTGGATTACTGATCACTCTTTAACAGACAGTGATGGCCACAGTATCCTTCTAGGCTCGCTGGGCTTCACCGTCAGCAGAGGTCAGATCCCTGGGCTGGAAGATCACCTGAGAGGGCTCCACCCTTCACTGTTCCCTGACAGCCAGTTTACGCGAGACTTCTGGGAGAATGTTTTTGACTGCTCACTCAAACCGGTGACGGGGTCGCAGAAGCTCTGCGGGGGGCATGAGAGTTTGCAAGACGTCGAGTCACAATTTACAGATGTGTCCGAGCTGAGGTTCACAAACAATGTGTACAAGTCGGTTTATTCAGTGGCACATGCGCTTGATGCCCTCCTCAAATGTGAGGAAGGGAGAGGGCCTTTTCCAAATGGCAGTTGTGCAGATATGACACATATTGAGCCATGGCAG GTCCTACAGTATCTCAGCTCTGTAAACTTCACAACTCCAGAAGGGGACAGAGTATATTTCGACAATAACGGAGACTCACCAGCCAGATACGAGCTTGTCAACTTGCAGATGACAAACAAGGGAACCATGGAAGGAGTGACAGTGGGTGTTTATGATGCTTCCCAGCCTGACGGCAATCAGTTCATCATGAATAACATTCTAATGGTGTGGGGGAACGGGCAGTCTGAG ATGCCTGTGTCGGTGTGCAGTGAGAGTTGTCTTACCGGAAGCCGCAAGGTACTCCAGAAAGGACGTCCAGTGTGTTGCTATGACTGCATCCCATGTCCTGCAGGAGAGATCAGTAATTCCACAG ATTCTATAAACTGCATGAAATGCCCGCCAGAATTCTGGTCCAACGAGCGTAGAGACACCTGCATCCCAAAAGAAATCGAGTTCCTGACATATAAAGAAATCCTGGGATCTCTTCTGGCCTTGTTTTCATTGCTTGGTGTGTTCCTGACCACAATGACAACGATAGTCTTTTACTGCCACAAAGAAACGCCGCTGGTACGAGCCAACAACTCAGAGCTGAGCTTCCTTCTGCTCTTCTCCTTAACCTTTTGCTTCCTATGCTCGCTGACCTTCATCGGTCGGCCCACCGAGTGGTCTTGCGTGCTACGTCATTCGGCATTTGGGATCACCTTTGTGTTGTGCATCTCCTGCATTCTTGGGAAAACCATACTGGTCTTAATGGCCTTTAAAGCTTCTCTCCCAGGCAGTACTCTCATGAAGTGGTTTGGACCCATGCAGCTGAGAATGTGTGTGCTGGTATTCACTCTAATCCAAGTAGTCATCTGTATACTTTGGCTATCTATCAGTCCTCCCTTTCCATTTAAGAATATGATATTATACCAAGACAGAATCATCTTAGAGTGTCAATTAGGATCCGGTATAGGTTTCTGGGCCGTTCTGGGCTACATTGGAATACTGGCCATTTTGTGCTTTGTCATTGCTTTTTTAGCTCGAAAGCTGCCTGATAATTTCAATGAAGCTAAATTTATCACCTTCAGTATGGTGATATTCTGTGCCGTTTGGGCCGCCTTCATCCCTGCGTATATTAGCTCTCCTGGTAAGTTTACTGTGGCTGTAGAGATATTTGCTATACTGGCTTCTAGTTATGGgttacttttttgtattttcatgcCCAAATGCTTTATAATATTGTTTAGGCCTGAGAAGAACACCCGGAAACACATAATGGGAAAATCAAATAATTAG
- the LOC144200824 gene encoding extracellular calcium-sensing receptor-like, giving the protein MGWFIVTFVSSLLAAAKSENQTCKPFGQTGFLEFSKEGDLLIGGVFSMASTRKLNDNGYKELPNFYCTKWNDRELKFSRTLMFTVDEINRNAQLLTGVTLGYRIYNGCGSENLIRAAMEAVTREESTCNSRIQALLGHSSSGVSEDINNILSPLSIPQVSHLSTCACLSNKKLYPTFFRTVPSDRFQVLALVQLMKYFDWRWVGIIYSSTLYATEGTAEFMAEAMKEGICVEYRLTYLRNSPTMQENHENIVKMLRESSSKVVLLFMSFSYTKSFLSKMASYNISGKHWVGSEAWIAQQDLASVERKSILHGAMGFALPEVSIPGLGEFLLNLKSSDEPQTGTIKAFWEKFFDCSFTPSNNSILCTGAEDLRSISNDYTDVTKFRAENNVYKAVYLVAHALHALLQCENDRNPTTGKPCVDKSEVQPEMVLEHIKHVNFTMHNGAKVFFDDNGDSVAQYNLINWHMGDDGSVEIVNIGQYDTSFPDGNKLRLSEDASIVWGGENTKVPRSVCKEPCPPGSRKAMNKNKPVCCFDCFECPEGTISNQTDSPDCLPCPPDFWPNAKKDRCLPKPTEYLSHKEIMGALLTALSCVGVFLASLVLIIFLTHKETPIVKANNSELSFLLLVSLKLCFLCSLTFIGQPTEWSCMLRHTAFGITFVICISCVLGKTVVVLMAFQATIPGNKFKMFGHAQQRLCVLALTLVQVLFCIIWLCTSPPFPAINLKYYKEKIILECALGSAIGFWGVLGYIGLLAVLCFILAFLARKLPDSFNEAKLITFSMLIFCAVWIAFIPAYVSSPGKFTVAVEIFAILASSYGLLVCIFVPKCYIIIFRPEKNSRKHLMGKIPSRTI; this is encoded by the exons ATGGGTTGGTTCATTGTGACGTTCGTCAGTAGCTTGCTGGCAGCCGCCAAGTCAGAGAATCAAACATGCAAACCCTTTGGGCAGACAGGCTTCTTGGAGTTCTCTAAGGAAGGAGATCTTCTGATAGGAGGGGTTTTTTCAATGGCAAGCACCCGTAAACTAAATGATAATGGCTACAAAGAGCTCCCAAATTTCTACTGCACAAA GTGGAATGACAGAGAGCTCAAGTTTTCCCGCACTTTGATGTTCACGGTGGATGAGATCAACAGAAATGCGCAACTCCTCACAGGAGTCACTTTGGGTTATCGGATCTACAACGGCTGCGGTAGCGAGAATCTGATAAGAGCGGCGATGGAAGCTGTAACTCGGGAGGAGTCCACATGCAACAGTCGCATTCAGGCCCTCCTGGGTCACTCCTCCTCAGGAGTAAGCGAGGATATTAACAACATTCTGAGCCCTCTTTCCATTCCACag GTCAGCCATCTTTCAACATGTGCGTGTTTGTCAAATAAGAAGCTGTACCCCACTTTCTTCAGAACAGTGCCAAGTGATCGTTTTCAGGTATTGGCTCTGGTGCAGCTCATGAAGTACTTCGACTGGCGCTGGGTGGGGATCATTTACTCTTCTACCTTGTATGCCACCGAGGGCACAGCTGAATTCATGGCGGAAGCAATGAAGGAAGGCATATGTGTTGAATATCGACTAACTTATCTAAGGAACTCTCCAACAATGCAGGAAAACCATGAAAACATTGTCAAGATGCTAAGGGAATCGTCCTCCAAAGTAGTGCTGCTGTTCATGTCCTTTTCCTACACCAAGTCTTTTCTATCCAAAATGGCCAGTTATAACATAAGTGGAAAGCACTGGGTCGGCAGCGAGGCATGGATCGCACAACAGGACCTTGCTTCTGTGGAGAGGAAGAGTATACTTCATGGGGCGATGGGATTTGCACTTCCAGAGGTGTCTATTCCAGGGCTTGGTGAATTCTTACTGAACTTGAAATCATCTGATGAGCCTCAGACTGGTACAATTAAAGCTTTCTGGGAGAAGTTTTTTGACTGTAGCTTCACTCCCTCCAACAATTCAATCCTGTGTACTGGTGCAGAGGACCTGAGGAGCATTTCCAATGACTACACAGATGTGACCAAGTTTAGGGCCGAGAATAACGTTTACAAAGCTGTGTACTTGGTTGCTCATGCACTTCATGCATTGTTACAGTGTGAAAACGATCGAAATCCCACAACAGGAAAGCCCTGTGTCGACAAGTCCGAGGTCCAGCCTGAGATG GTGTTGGAGCACATAAAGCATGTGAATTTTACAATGCACAACGGAGCCAAAGTATTCTTCGATGATAATGGTGATTCTGTGGCCCAGTACAACTTAATCAACTGGCACATGGGAGACGACGGCTCTGTAGAGATCGTAAACATAGGCCAATATGACACTTCTTTTCCAGATGGTAATAAGCTCAGGTTAAGTGAAGATGCCAGTATTGTCTGGGGTGGGGAAAACACAAAG GTGCCACGATCTGTGTGCAAGGAACCGTGCCCTCCAGGGTCTCGGAAGGCCATGAACAAGAACAAACCAGTGTGCTGCTTTGACTGCTTTGAGTGCCCTGAGGGAACAATAAGCAATCAGACAG ATTCTCCTGACTGTTTACCATGTCCACCAGATTTTTGGCCTAATGCCAAGAAAGACCGCTGCCTTCCAAAACCCACCGAGTACCTTTCTCACAAAGAAATCATGGGCGCGTTATTAACTGCATTGAGCTGCGTTGGCGTGTTTTTAGCTTCTCTCGTCTTAATCATATTTCTGACCCACAAAGAGACTCCTATCGTCAAAGCCAACAACTCGGAGCTGAGCTTCCTGCTGCTCGTCTCCTTAAAACTCTGCTTCTTATGCTCTTTAACCTTCATTGGCCAGCCCACTGAGTGGTCCTGCATGCTGCGCCACACTGCTTTTGGCATCACCTTTGTCATTTGTATCTCATGTGTACTGGGAAAAACGGTAGTTGTGTTAATGGCTTTCCAAGCCACAATTCCTGGGaacaaattcaaaatgtttGGGCATGCCCAGCAGAGACTCTGTGTGCTGGCTCTCACTTTAGTTCAGGTTCTCTTCTGTATTATTTGGCTCTGTACAAGTCCTCCATTCCCGGCAATCAATCTGAAATACTACAAGGAGAAGATCATCTTAGAATGTGCATTGGGTTCTGCTATTGGGTTCTGGGGTGTGTTGGGCTATATAGGACTTCTTGCCGTGTTATGTTTTATTCTTGCTTTTTTGGCCAGGAAGCTGCCAGACAGTTTTAATGAAGCCAAGCTAATCACATTCAGCATGCTGATATTCTGTGCGGTGTGGATCGCCTTTATTCCAGCCTATGTCAGTTCTCCGGGAAAGTTCACCGTTGCCGTGGAGATATTTGCCATTTTGGCTTCAAGTTATGGGTTGCTGGTTTGTATATTTGTACCAAAGTGCTATATTATCATCTTCAGGCCAGAAAAAAACTCCAGAAAACATTTAATGGGAAAAATACCATCAAGAACCATTTAG